One Methanophagales archaeon genomic window carries:
- a CDS encoding phosphomannomutase/phosphoglucomutase — protein MAIIDRTAYRANDIRGIADENSPDFQLSDEFCTITGLAYVELLRRRRKKEPEELRVVIGKDVRTSSKRIKEAFAEAMVSRGVHVIDIAPKAKVSSTPLMYFATWLFNADGGVEVTGSHLDKEWNGFKLCIGSESTTSDQIDEMYNIAKELEAGVSGAGAGGGGKGEGEIEDVDVLNDYHRMIRANIILRDRWEALALKAIAGKLRLKDAISIAESEIEKMEGQEHRTKPLAGLKVVYDAGNGTTGVIAPPIFRDLGAEVIELYCEPDGNFPHHLPDPTIPRYLDDLHTAVASNKAHIGLASDSDGDRAGAVSPGGRMIIGEQILALLCKHILKEHPNATIVYDTKCSDAIKEIILENGGVPVECKTGFSFIKSKMEAVSAVAGGEMSGHVYFEKNNRADDAVFAFSELLLLTAVEFRLYQDVNIIDKMLEDFLSRYVNTPEIRLPVVNDEEKERVSNIVEQRYRELAAEQPERYRRRTDAKGNDIDGVKIEFLEYDGWALIRRSNTSPVIILRMEARSEEGLRKIEEAVISEFRKFDTVDLEADEYVRGIVRRLDAA, from the coding sequence ATGGCTATAATAGACAGGACAGCATACAGGGCGAATGATATAAGGGGGATTGCCGATGAGAACAGTCCAGATTTCCAGCTCAGTGATGAGTTCTGCACTATTACTGGTCTGGCATACGTGGAGCTACTGCGAAGGCGGCGTAAAAAAGAGCCTGAAGAGCTGAGAGTTGTCATCGGTAAGGATGTCAGAACCAGCTCGAAGCGAATAAAAGAGGCATTTGCTGAAGCGATGGTGAGCAGGGGCGTTCACGTTATAGATATAGCACCCAAGGCTAAGGTAAGCTCCACACCACTGATGTATTTCGCTACCTGGCTGTTTAATGCCGACGGTGGTGTAGAGGTTACGGGCAGCCATCTTGATAAGGAATGGAACGGGTTCAAACTCTGCATCGGCTCAGAAAGCACTACCTCTGACCAGATAGACGAGATGTATAACATAGCTAAAGAGCTTGAAGCCGGAGTCAGTGGTGCAGGAGCAGGAGGTGGAGGTAAAGGTGAAGGTGAAATAGAGGATGTGGATGTCTTGAATGATTACCATCGTATGATACGTGCAAATATAATTTTGCGTGATAGATGGGAGGCACTGGCATTAAAGGCTATCGCAGGCAAGCTCAGATTGAAGGATGCAATATCAATAGCAGAGTCTGAGATAGAGAAGATGGAGGGGCAGGAGCACCGGACAAAGCCATTAGCTGGCTTAAAGGTCGTATACGATGCAGGGAATGGCACCACGGGCGTGATTGCTCCACCTATATTCCGCGACTTAGGTGCCGAGGTGATAGAACTTTATTGTGAGCCCGATGGTAATTTTCCGCATCATCTGCCAGATCCGACGATACCGCGCTATCTCGATGATTTACATACCGCGGTGGCGAGTAATAAGGCACACATCGGGCTTGCATCCGATTCCGATGGTGACCGTGCGGGTGCAGTATCGCCAGGCGGGCGGATGATAATAGGGGAACAGATTCTGGCTCTGTTATGCAAGCATATCCTGAAGGAGCATCCGAATGCAACGATCGTGTATGATACGAAATGCTCGGATGCTATAAAGGAGATAATCCTCGAGAATGGTGGTGTGCCGGTGGAGTGTAAGACTGGTTTCTCATTCATAAAATCGAAGATGGAAGCAGTATCTGCCGTTGCAGGTGGCGAGATGTCGGGGCATGTGTACTTCGAGAAGAATAATCGCGCTGACGATGCCGTATTTGCATTCTCCGAACTCTTACTCCTCACTGCTGTGGAGTTCCGGCTCTATCAAGATGTGAATATCATAGATAAGATGTTAGAGGACTTCCTGAGTAGATACGTGAATACACCAGAGATAAGACTGCCAGTAGTGAATGATGAAGAGAAGGAGCGGGTTTCTAATATCGTAGAGCAGCGGTATCGTGAGCTTGCAGCGGAGCAACCTGAGCGATACAGGAGGCGAACAGATGCTAAAGGTAATGACATAGACGGTGTGAAGATAGAGTTTCTGGAGTACGATGGCTGGGCACTCATCCGCCGCTCGAACACTTCTCCGGTTATTATACTCAGAATGGAAGCGAGGAGCGAGGAGGGCTTGAGGAAGATAGAGGAAGCGGTGATAAGCGAATTCCGCAAATTTGATACCGTGGACCTTGAGGCTGATGAGTATGTGCGGGGAATAGTGCGCAGATTGGATGCGGCATAA